In Chrysoperla carnea chromosome 2, inChrCarn1.1, whole genome shotgun sequence, the following proteins share a genomic window:
- the LOC123291969 gene encoding UDP-N-acetylglucosamine transporter isoform X2 gives MQPPKKGVNGNANVLKYISLVTLTLQNAILGLSMRYARTRSGDLFISSTAVLMSELCKLVTCLVVVYFEEGKTFQGFIRALHATIVKQPVDTLKICVPSLLYIIQNNLLYVSASHLDAATYQVTYQLKILTTAVFAVLILRRRLLSTQWIALVVLVVGIILVQLAHTTGSVVHSTSGPEQNRLIGFAAAFTACILSGFAGIYFEKMLKGADISVWMRNVQLSLLSIPFGLITCMVSDGEKITRLGFYFGYDAFIWYLVVLQAGGGLIVALVVKYADNILKGFATSLAIIISCVASIYLFNFVLTFQFAVGATLVICSIFLYSYVPPTPPKRPEPAESKLVV, from the exons ATGCAGCCTCCAAAGA AAGGCGTTAATGGAAATGCaaacgttttaaaatatatcagtcTTGTTACATTAACATTACAAAATGCAATTTTGGGTCTTAGTATGCGATATGCTCGTACAAGATCCGGTGATTTGTTTATATCGTCAACAG cggTTTTAATGTCTGAACTATGTAAATTGGTAACATGTTTGGTTGTGGTTTATTTTGAAGAAGGTAAAACGTTCCAGGGCTTTATTAGAGCCTTACATGCAACAATTGTTAAACAACCAGTggatactttaaaaatttgtgttccaTCTTTGTtgtatataattcaaaataatttattgtatgtatCTGCATCGCATTTGGATGCCGCCACGTATCAg GTTACGTATCAGTTAAAGATATTAACAACCGCTGTTTTTGCTGTCCTCATTTTGCGTCGTAGACTTTTATCAACACAATGGATTGCATTAGTAGTTCTGGTAGTTGGTATTATTTTGGTACAGTTGGCTCACACAACAGGGTCAGTAGTTCACTCCACGTCAGGTCCTGAACAAAATCGTTTAATTGGATTTGCCGCAGCGTTCACTGCATGTATATTAAGTGGTTTTGCgggtatttattttgaaaaaatgctcAAAGGTGCTGATATTTCCGTGTGGATGCGAAATGTTCAGCTAAGTTTGTTATCGATACCATTCGGTTTGATTACGTGCATGGTATCTGACGGTGAAAAAATCACTAGATTAGGTTTTTATTTTGGTTACGATGCCTTTATTTGGTATTTGGTTGTGTTACAAGCTGGTGGTGGTTTAATTGTTGCATTAGTTGTTAAATATGcggataatattttaaaaggttttgCTACGTCATTAGCGATCATTATATCGTGTGTTGcatcaatttatttgtttaactttGTTTTAACGTTTCAATTTGCTGTTGGCGCAACATTAGTTAtatgttcaatatttttatatagttatgTACCACCAACTCCACCAAAACGACCTGAGCCAGCTGAATCCAAATTGGTTGTATGA
- the LOC123291969 gene encoding UDP-N-acetylglucosamine transporter isoform X1: MQPPKIEGVNGNANVLKYISLVTLTLQNAILGLSMRYARTRSGDLFISSTAVLMSELCKLVTCLVVVYFEEGKTFQGFIRALHATIVKQPVDTLKICVPSLLYIIQNNLLYVSASHLDAATYQVTYQLKILTTAVFAVLILRRRLLSTQWIALVVLVVGIILVQLAHTTGSVVHSTSGPEQNRLIGFAAAFTACILSGFAGIYFEKMLKGADISVWMRNVQLSLLSIPFGLITCMVSDGEKITRLGFYFGYDAFIWYLVVLQAGGGLIVALVVKYADNILKGFATSLAIIISCVASIYLFNFVLTFQFAVGATLVICSIFLYSYVPPTPPKRPEPAESKLVV; this comes from the exons ATGCAGCCTCCAAAGA TAGAAGGCGTTAATGGAAATGCaaacgttttaaaatatatcagtcTTGTTACATTAACATTACAAAATGCAATTTTGGGTCTTAGTATGCGATATGCTCGTACAAGATCCGGTGATTTGTTTATATCGTCAACAG cggTTTTAATGTCTGAACTATGTAAATTGGTAACATGTTTGGTTGTGGTTTATTTTGAAGAAGGTAAAACGTTCCAGGGCTTTATTAGAGCCTTACATGCAACAATTGTTAAACAACCAGTggatactttaaaaatttgtgttccaTCTTTGTtgtatataattcaaaataatttattgtatgtatCTGCATCGCATTTGGATGCCGCCACGTATCAg GTTACGTATCAGTTAAAGATATTAACAACCGCTGTTTTTGCTGTCCTCATTTTGCGTCGTAGACTTTTATCAACACAATGGATTGCATTAGTAGTTCTGGTAGTTGGTATTATTTTGGTACAGTTGGCTCACACAACAGGGTCAGTAGTTCACTCCACGTCAGGTCCTGAACAAAATCGTTTAATTGGATTTGCCGCAGCGTTCACTGCATGTATATTAAGTGGTTTTGCgggtatttattttgaaaaaatgctcAAAGGTGCTGATATTTCCGTGTGGATGCGAAATGTTCAGCTAAGTTTGTTATCGATACCATTCGGTTTGATTACGTGCATGGTATCTGACGGTGAAAAAATCACTAGATTAGGTTTTTATTTTGGTTACGATGCCTTTATTTGGTATTTGGTTGTGTTACAAGCTGGTGGTGGTTTAATTGTTGCATTAGTTGTTAAATATGcggataatattttaaaaggttttgCTACGTCATTAGCGATCATTATATCGTGTGTTGcatcaatttatttgtttaactttGTTTTAACGTTTCAATTTGCTGTTGGCGCAACATTAGTTAtatgttcaatatttttatatagttatgTACCACCAACTCCACCAAAACGACCTGAGCCAGCTGAATCCAAATTGGTTGTATGA